Proteins from a genomic interval of Mycobacterium conspicuum:
- the pcaH gene encoding protocatechuate 3,4-dioxygenase subunit beta: MRAAPERVASQGEISAEIAAVAAQYRRTDGAVGPRLDYPPYRGSVLRHPKCLLVTVDPEEVERCAPCFGQQDVDPLDADLTAGHRGEPIGERVIVTGRVLDAAGRPVAGQLVEIWQANAAGRYRHQLDQHPAPLDPNFTGAGRCLTGPDGTYRFLTVKPGPYPWRNHRNAWRPAHIHFSVFGTAFTQRLVTQMYFPGDPMFDLDPIFQSILDPAARQRLIARYDHDLTEPEYATGYRWDIVLSGTGRTWTEP, encoded by the coding sequence GTGAGGGCCGCACCGGAGCGTGTCGCGTCGCAAGGCGAGATCAGCGCGGAGATCGCCGCCGTCGCAGCCCAATACCGGCGCACCGACGGCGCGGTGGGGCCGCGGCTCGATTACCCGCCCTATCGCGGCAGCGTGCTGCGTCATCCGAAATGCCTGCTGGTGACCGTCGACCCCGAGGAGGTCGAACGCTGCGCGCCGTGCTTCGGCCAGCAGGACGTCGACCCCCTCGACGCCGACCTGACCGCCGGCCACCGGGGCGAGCCGATCGGCGAGCGCGTCATCGTCACCGGGCGGGTCCTCGACGCTGCCGGCCGGCCGGTGGCGGGCCAGTTGGTCGAGATCTGGCAGGCCAACGCCGCCGGGCGCTACCGCCACCAGCTCGACCAGCACCCGGCCCCACTGGACCCGAACTTCACCGGCGCCGGCCGCTGCCTGACCGGGCCCGACGGCACCTACCGGTTTTTGACCGTCAAGCCCGGCCCCTACCCGTGGCGCAATCATCGCAACGCGTGGCGGCCGGCGCACATCCACTTCTCGGTCTTCGGAACGGCTTTCACGCAGCGACTGGTCACCCAGATGTACTTTCCCGGTGACCCGATGTTCGACCTGGATCCCATCTTCCAATCGATCCTGGACCCCGCGGCGCGGCAACGACTGATCGCGCGCTACGACCACGACCTCACCGAGCCGGAGTACGCGACCGGCTATCGATGGGACATCGTGCTGTCCGGCACGGGCCGAACCTGGACCGAGCCATGA